TAGCCCAACAATCAGGTAATATTTCTCGTTCTCGGTTCGCTACTATTTCACGGAAAGAAGCAATCAACGGGATCATTTGGTCTGAAATTTTAAGTGAGCCGAAAGCCCGCCGGCCTCATGTGAATAATTTTCACCGAAAATATTATAAAAAAAGCTGAGTCGTCTTGACTCAGCTTTTTTATTTCAAAGTATAAGATTTATAAATAGTATAAAGAAGGCATTCAACATACTGGGGTGCGAATACTGCCGATGACCTTTTGTTAGGCAGTTTCTTTTACATACAACCCGAATTTTTAATATTGATGACAACTGTACAACTATTTAACGGGAACACAGCTTTTTGTATAAATATTTAGCAGAAGCCAAGTTCTTCTAAATGGTGATACATAAAATGCCTCTGTCATATGAATAGAATTAGAGGGGGGCATGTGGATGTTCGAGCGCTGGAAACAATCCGCTAAACAATGGGTAACCGGTAAAATGAACCTGCCAGAAGATGTACTCTTGGACGTGCCTCGTCTGACGATGATAGGACAGCTTCATTTGCATGTAGAAAATCACCGTGGAGTTCTACACTTTTCTAAAGAACTTGTGCGGTTGAAACTTTCATATGGTGAGCTATCCATAAAAGGGAAAGATTTTGTAATAAAAACCATTCTTCCAAACGAATTATTATTAGAAGGAACGATTGATGAAGTTCGTTATTTAAATGGAAGAGAAACGGGAGGAGCGCATGAATAGGCGACATGGACCTTCTGATATATACGTCAAATTAACTGGTAATTATACTGAAGCTGTAGTGAATCAGTGTTTAAGAGAAGGAGTTATTATTAAAAACATTACACGTGCTGAGGGAGAAAGCATGGAATGTTTTATTCCATCATCTGAGCTTTCGTATTTAGAAAGAATTGCAGAAGAGAGTGACTGCGAGGTTGAGGTATTAAAAGTTTCTTTAATTGAAAAATACACCACTCTTATGAAAAAGAGAGCAGGTTTCATAGCCGGAATGCTAATGTTTATAATATTGCTAATATTGTTATCACAAATGATTTGGAAAATTGAAATTGAAGGAGCGCAGCCTGTTTTAGAACATAACATACAGAAAAACCTTCAAGAAATGGGAATAACGACGGGAACATTTGCGTTTTTTTTACCTTCTCCTGAAGAAATTCAAAAAGAGATTCTTGAAAAAACAGAAGGTACGACATGGATTGGAGTGGAGAAAAGAGGGACAACCTACCATTTTGAAGTGGTGGAACAATCACTTCCAGAAAAAGAAACACCTCCAGCACCCCGACATGTTATTGCTAAAAAAACCGCGGTTATAAATACAATTTATGCTGAAAAAGGACAGGTCTTAGTAAAGAGAAATGAGCTTGTTCATGAAGGGCAAATTCTAATATCTGGTTTTATTGGTAAAGATAAACACGCTAGAACTGTAGCAGCTGAAGGAGAGGTATTAGGTGAAACATGGTACAAAGTATCGGTTGAAATTCCTATGAAACCTCAAGCAGATACACTTACAGGTAAATCGGAAAAAAAATACTTCTTAAAAATGTTTGGATATGAACTTCCAGTTTGGGGGTTTTCTGCTGAATCAGCGTTTGAAGTTTATAAAAAAAGCGAGAGAAAATACGATTTAGAATTGTGGGGAAAAGAATTCCCAATTAATTGGAATGTAACGACCTTTCAAGAAAGTAATATAGTTAATCAATCTTCTTCTAGTAAGGAAACACTTCGACAAGCAAAGTATGCAGCTGAAAACAAAATAAAAAGCCGGCTAGGTGGAGAAGCTGTTATTAAAGAGGGGAAAATTTTGCACGAGGAGTCTCAGAATGGTAAAGTAAAATTAGTTATGCACTACCAAGTTTTAGAAGATATTACATCGGAAGCACCGATCATCCAAGGAGAATGAGAAGATTGACAGAAAAGCAAGTTATTTCACTCCAAGTAAAAGATACAAACGAAATACAAATGTTGTTTGGACCTAATGATATACATTTAAAGCGTATGGAAGAAAAATTGGATGTCTCCATTATTACTAGAGGCGAATCATTGATCGTTTCAGGTTCGGATGATACTGCAAATTTAATAAAAGAAGTACTAGGTGCTCTTGTTCGAATGTTAAGAAACGGAATGAAGCTCTCTGAACGAGACATTATTTATGCGATCCAATTAGCGCAGGAAGATAAGCTTGATCAACTTGAAGATTTGTACCAAGAAACAATTGCAGTTAATACTAAAGGGAAAGCAATTGTGGTAAAAACGCTTGGACAAAAAGAATATATTGATACGATTCGGAATAAAGATCTCATCTTTGGAATTGGACCAGCCGGGACAGGTAAAACGTATTTAGCTGTAATTATGGCAGTTAATGCTTTAAAGGATGGAAAAGTAAAAAGAATTGTTCTTACTCGTCCTGCCGTGGAAGCAGGAGAAAGTCTCGGCTTTTTGCCAGGTGATCTAAAAGAAAAGGTTGACCCTTATTTAAGACCTTTATATGATGCCCTTCATGACATTTTCGGAGTGGAACATACGGCCAGATTGATGGAGCGGGGAACTATTGAAATCGCGCCGCTGGCTTATATGCGAGGCCGCACACTTGAAGATGCCTTCGTTATTTTAGATGAAGCACAAAATACAACAAAGGAACAGATAAAAATGTTTTTAACCCGTCTTGGATTTGGATCAAAAATGGTAGTGAATGGCGATCTTACGCAAATTGATTTACCAAAAGGCCAGCAGTCTGGATTAAAAACAGCTGTTCAAATTTTAAAATCTATTCAAACCATTGGATTGGTGTACCTTCAGCCAACGGATGTAGTTAGACACACGCTTGTACAGCAAATACTAGATGCATATGACGAAGCGGAACCTTCTCGATTTTCCAGCAAGCAGTCTAACCAGAGCAAAACGAACGGAAGCACGGGTTAGGAGGACAATAATGAATGTCATAATAGACCTAATTGATGAAACTGGATCTTTGACTGATAATGATATGAACTTACTGCAAAATATCCTACAAAAAGGCTGTGAACGAGAACAAGTGCCCGCAGATTCAGAACTGTCTGTTACTATCTTAGATAATAAAACAATTCAAACCATGAATCATCAATACCGCGGGATCGATAAACCTACAGATGTTATATCGTTTGCATTAAATGATGAAGAAGAAATGCCTGATGACCCAGAAGTTCCTAATTTACTTGGAGATATACTGATTAGTCTTGAGCAAGCTAAAGATCAAGCAGAAGCTTATGGACATAGTTTAGAAAGGGAGCTTGGATTTTTGGCCATTCACGGATTATTACATTTGCTAGGCTATACACACGATACTGCAGAAGCAGAGAAAGAAATGTTTAGCCGTCAAGAATCCATTTTGAGTGATTATGGTCTTGAAAGATAGGGGTAAAAAAGGATGGGGACGTTTTTTCCGTTCTTTTAAGTATGCTTCTCGCGGACTAATATATGTATTGTTAAAAGAACAGAATATGCAATTACACACCGCTTTTGCCGTATTCGTGGTAGTAATTGCTTTTCTTTTGCGCATTCCTTTGCTTCATTTGGTCATATTAGTCGTTGTAATTGCCGGGGTACTTGCTTTAGAAATTGTTAATACGGCTATTGAAAGAACCGTCGATCTCGTGACCAATGAATATCATCCTTTAGCAGAACGTGCTAAGGATATTTCTGCTGCTGCAGTTTTTGTATTTAGCATCGCTGCTGTTGTCATTGGTATATTAATATTTTATGGACCTGTTTTGTCGTTGTTCACTAAGTAATGAAAAGGAGAATGAAATAATGATTACGGAAAAAGACTTGCTTAAGGAAGCAATCGAAGCTAGAAACCAAGCTTATGTTCCTTATTCTAACTTTCCCGTTGGAGCTGCAGCAGTTAACGGAGACAATGAAATATTCAGCGGATGCAATATTGAAAATGCTTCCTACGGTTTAACAAACTGTGCTGAACGTACGGCAGTCTTTAAAGCCGTAAGTCAAGGTAATCAAGACCTGAAAACGATAGCTGTCGTAGCAGATACAGATGGACCTGTATCTCCATGCGGTGCATGCAGACAAGTGTTGTCTGAATTTTTCCCGTCTACAGGCAAGGTGATCTTGGGGAACTTAAAAGGCGATATTCAAGTAACTACTGTAGCAGAGCTTTTACCTGGAGCATTTCAAGCGGAGGATTTTCATGATGGACAAAATGTTTAAATCAGGTTTTGCAGCGTTAATAGGCAGACCAAATGCAGGGAAATCAACATTATTAAATCATATTATTGGTGAAAAAATAGCAATAATGAGCGATAAACCGCAAACAACGAGAAATAAAATTCAAGGGGTGTATACAACTTCTGACTCTCAGATTGTTTTTATTGACACCCCAGGTATTCATAAACCGAAACATAAATTAGGGGACTTCATGGTACAAACAGCTGTACAATCTTTACAAGAAGTTGATATCATATTATTTCTTGTTGATGCTGCACAAAAGTACGGTGCGGGTGAAGAATTTATTATTAATAAGCTGAAACAGACGTCCACACCTGTTTTTTTAGTTATAAATAAAGTGGATCAAATTCATCCTGACAATCTGCTTGAGAAAATTGAGCAATATCGTAAGCTTGCTGATTTTGCAGAGATTATACCTATCTCAGCTCTTAAAGGAAATAATGTAGAAACTCTGCTTAAGCAGATTACAGAATACATGGAAGAAGGGCCGCAATATTATCCGGAAGACCAGATCACGGATCATCCTGAGCGTTTTGTCATTAGTGAGCTTGTCCGTGAAAAAGTTCTTCATTTAACAACAGAAGAAATACCGCACTCTATTGCTATTTCGATTGAACAAATAAAAGAAAGAGAAAATGGAGCGGTATATATATCGGCTGTTATTGTGGTCGAGCGTTCTTCGCAAAAAGGAATTATCATTGGCAAACAAGGGAGGATGCTAAAAGAAATTGGGCAGCGTTCTCGCCATGATATTGAAACACTTTTAGGTTCAAAAGTATTTCTTGATCTATGGATTAAGGTTCAAAAAGACTGGAGGAACAATCAATATCAGCTTAATGAACATGGATATAAAGAAGACGAGTATTAATTTTACGATCCAATATTTGGATGTTTTTTAGCAGGTCATTCTGCTTGGGTCCGCTCGTACATTAAACTTTTACATTATCGTATCCATACAGGGAAAAATTACAGGTCATGCTTTTTGGTTATTAAGCCATTCTATGTAATAACAGCAATTATGCTGGAAGAAGAAAGGGTGGCTTACAATGTTTGAAGACCGTGATTTTTCCTGGAAATACTTTTTTATGACAGGAAACATTAACGCTTATCTTTTAACAAAAGAATTAGAACAGGCTAATAACTACTCCGAAGAAAATGAAGATCAGCTATCTTTCATGAAGGAGGAGATGGAGTAAAATGGGTGCCTGTTAAGGAATGAAAGCCATGCTCGAAAAAGCAGAAGGAATTGTTCTGCGAACTACAGCTTATGGAGAAACGAACATTATATTAAGGTTATATACACGGGAAGTTGGAAAAATTTCCGTTATGGCCCGCGGAGCTAAAAAACCAAAAAATAGGTTTTCTGCTGTATCGCAGCCATTTGTTTATGGAATGTTTTTGTATTACAAGGGGACAGGTATGAGCACCCTGAATCAAGGAGACAGCATAGATTCTTTTCGAATCGTCCGAGGTGATATTTTTAAAACGGCTTATGCTTCTTATATGTCTGAACTGCTTGATAAGCTGACAGATGAAAAAGAAAGGAATCCTTATTTATTTGAATTATTTTTACAGTTATTGCAGAAGATGAATGAAGAAAATGATCCAGAAATTTTGACAAGAATTTTTGAAACAAAAATGACTGCTCAAGCTGGTATAAAACCGGAACTTGATAAATGTGTACGGTGTAATAGGACAGAAGGGACGTTTAGTTTTTCTGTTAAAGAAGCGGGGTTTTTATGCCAGGCTTGTAAAGCAGCAGATGATTACCGGCTCGACATTCAGCCCAAAACGGTACAGCTGTTAAGAACATTTTTTTACATGGATGTAGAGCGGCTTGGGGAAATATCGTTAAAAAAGCAAACAAAAGATGAGCTAAAACAAGTATTACACACTTATTATGACGAATATTCCGGCTTAATTTTAAAATCCAAACGCTTTTTAGAACAAATGGAGAATTGGAAGTTATAAGAAGGTTTTAGAAGAAAACTTGACAGTACGATTTGAATTAAGTATGATGCTAATACATTCATTATAGTGCGCGTAGATGGAAAGTAGTAGTTGCCCTATGTTTATTTAGCGAACGCAGGATGGTGGGAGCTGCGGTAAATATGGCAATGAAGGCGTTCCGGAGCAATTAAGAATTAAAAGCGGCTTGGTATCTGATACGAAGCAAATAGGGTGGAACCGCGGGCTTGTCCCGTCCCTATACCAGATAAACGTATCTGGTATAGGGACGGGATTTTTTGTACTAGAGGAAAGTTTAACTTTGTTAAAGGAACAAAGTATAAGTAAAACTACGACTTCCGTCATTTGGACTTGGCGGCGGGCCGAGTTTTTCTAATTAGTCAGTACAAAACAAATGTAGGTTTTCACCTGTTATGAACGTACTGCTTTTTTAAATAATGAGGAGGGATTTGATTGAACGTACAAGATATGATATTGACCTTGCAAAACTTTTGGTCCAGACAAAACTGTTTAATTATGCAAGCTTATGATGTAGAAAAAGGGGCAGGAACAATGAACCCGATGACGTTTTTACGAAGTATCGGTCCGGAGCCTTGGAATGTAGCGTACGTCGAACCTTCTAGGCGCCCTGCTGATGGAAGGTATGGAGAAAATCCAAATCGTCTTTATCAACACCATCAATTTCAGGTTATTATGAAACCATCTCCTTCTAATATTCAAGAGCTTTATTTAGAAAGTTTAAAAGAATTAGGTATTAACCCGGCCGAACATGATATACGTTTTGTAGAAGATAACTGGGAAGCTCCAACGTTAAGTGCTTGGGGACTTGGCTGGGAAGTATGGCTTGATGGGATGGAAATAACTCAATTCACCTATTTTCAACAAGTAGGCGGGATTGACGCTAATCCTGTAGCAGTTGAAATTACATATGGAATTGAACGGCTGGCTTCTTATATTCAAGATAAAGAAAATGTTTTTGATCTAATCTGGGTAGATGACTTTACTTATGGAGATGTTTTTCGCCAGCCGGAATATGAACATTCTAAATATACCTTTGAAGTAGCTGGTCATAACATGCTTTTTAATGAGTTTAATACGTACGAAAAGGAAGCGGAGAGAGCCATTGCTGAAAATCTTGTGTTTCCGGCATATGATTATGTTCTAAAATGTTCTCATGTATTTAATTTGCTAGATGCTGGGGGAGCAATATCTGTAACAGAAAGAACAGGGTATATAGGACGAGTTAGAAATCTGGCTAGAAAGTGTGCATCTGCTTATTATGAGGAAAGAGAACATCTTGGCTTTCCAATGCTCAGCAAAAAGGAGGGCGAAACCAATGAGCAATAATAACTTTTTATTAGAAATAGGTCTCGAAGAAATGCCGGCTCGTTTCGTAACGGATGCCATGAATCAATTACAAAATAAACTAGAAGAATGGATGAAAGAAAACCGAATTTCTTTTCAATCTATTGAAGCGTTTTCTACACCGCGGCGTTTGGCTGTGCGCATAAATGAATTGGCGGAAAAGCAGGATGATATCTCAGAGGAAGCGAAAGGACCTTCAAAAAAAATTGCATTAGACGATAATGGGGAATGGACAAAGGCTGCGATTGGCTTTGCAAAAGGACAAGACGTAGATCTAAACGCTCTATTTTTTAAAGAGTTAAAAGGGACAGAATACGTTTTTGCTAATAAAGATATAAAAGGGAAGTACACGTCTGAGCTTTTATTAGAACTTGAAGCTATAATTACAAACATAAGTTTCCCTAAAAATATGCGCTGGGGTTCTTATTCTTTAAAATACGTACGTCCTATACATTGGATTGTTGCATTATTTGGCGACAAAGTCATTCCTTTTCATATTACGGATGTAAAAAGCGGAAGGAAAACATTTGGACACAGATTTTTAGGAACCGAAGTAGAAATCTTTGATACCAATTATTATGAAGAAGAATTACTTAATCAATATGTCATTGTAAATCCCAATAAGAGAAAAGAAGCAATTCGCCAGCAAATAGATGAAATTGCGGAAAACGAGCATTGGTCTATTCCTGTTGATAATGGCTTATTAGAAGAAGTGAATAATCTGGTAGAATATCCAACTGCGTTTTACGGTTCATTTGACGAGGAATTTCTTAACATTCCTGATGAAGTATTGATAACATCGATGCGTGAACATCAGCGCTATTTTCCAGTAGAAGATAAATCAGGGAAGTTACTTCCTTACTTTATTGCTGTGAGAAACGGCAACAGTGAATACTTAGATAATGTTAAAAAAGGCAATGAAAAAGTATTAAGGGCCCGTTTATCAGACGCGAAGTTTTTTTATGAAGAAGATCAGAAATTGCACCCAGAGGAAGCAGCTGCTAAATTAGATCATATTGTCTTTCAAGAAGATCTAGGGACGATTGGGGATAAGATCAGACGTCTTAAGAAAATAGCTCCTGCTTTCGGAGAAATACTTGGAGTAGAAAAAAACAAACGTATGGATATTGAACGTGCTGCTGCTCTTTCAAAGTTCGACCTTGTAACGTTAATGATAGATGAGTTTTCAGAACTTCAAGGTATTATGGGAGAGAAATATGCATTAATGGCAGGCGAAAATGAAAATGTAGCTGCTGCTATTAAGGAGCATTACCAGCCAAGATATGCAGGTGATGAGGCTCCAAGTACTATTACAGGGGCCGTTCTAGGTTTAGCTGAAAAGCTGGATACGATCACCGCCTGTTTTGGTATTGGAATGATCCCAACCGGTTCTCAAGATCCATACGGATTAAGACGTCAAGCAGCAGGTGCTGCGCAAATTTTACTAG
This DNA window, taken from Alteribacillus bidgolensis, encodes the following:
- the ybeY gene encoding rRNA maturation RNase YbeY, coding for MNVIIDLIDETGSLTDNDMNLLQNILQKGCEREQVPADSELSVTILDNKTIQTMNHQYRGIDKPTDVISFALNDEEEMPDDPEVPNLLGDILISLEQAKDQAEAYGHSLERELGFLAIHGLLHLLGYTHDTAEAEKEMFSRQESILSDYGLER
- a CDS encoding diacylglycerol kinase family protein, yielding MVLKDRGKKGWGRFFRSFKYASRGLIYVLLKEQNMQLHTAFAVFVVVIAFLLRIPLLHLVILVVVIAGVLALEIVNTAIERTVDLVTNEYHPLAERAKDISAAAVFVFSIAAVVIGILIFYGPVLSLFTK
- a CDS encoding YqzL family protein encodes the protein MFEDRDFSWKYFFMTGNINAYLLTKELEQANNYSEENEDQLSFMKEEME
- the glyS gene encoding glycine--tRNA ligase subunit beta, with protein sequence MSNNNFLLEIGLEEMPARFVTDAMNQLQNKLEEWMKENRISFQSIEAFSTPRRLAVRINELAEKQDDISEEAKGPSKKIALDDNGEWTKAAIGFAKGQDVDLNALFFKELKGTEYVFANKDIKGKYTSELLLELEAIITNISFPKNMRWGSYSLKYVRPIHWIVALFGDKVIPFHITDVKSGRKTFGHRFLGTEVEIFDTNYYEEELLNQYVIVNPNKRKEAIRQQIDEIAENEHWSIPVDNGLLEEVNNLVEYPTAFYGSFDEEFLNIPDEVLITSMREHQRYFPVEDKSGKLLPYFIAVRNGNSEYLDNVKKGNEKVLRARLSDAKFFYEEDQKLHPEEAAAKLDHIVFQEDLGTIGDKIRRLKKIAPAFGEILGVEKNKRMDIERAAALSKFDLVTLMIDEFSELQGIMGEKYALMAGENENVAAAIKEHYQPRYAGDEAPSTITGAVLGLAEKLDTITACFGIGMIPTGSQDPYGLRRQAAGAAQILLEHDFSVRLEDLVNKTIESLENSGILKRPGAEVKQDILSFFGLRLKNILSERCIRYDIADAVLEQAGEPVSLVVKKAAFLQAKLQDENFKDTVEALSRITNISKKENNNDNSVKVNLLEENQEKELYEAYLKLKQELPNQLAAAKVEEAFTLLEEIKPVIHHYFDHVMVMSEDEEIKENRLTQMSNLSSEIHRFANFQHIVFSS
- a CDS encoding PhoH family protein, producing the protein MTEKQVISLQVKDTNEIQMLFGPNDIHLKRMEEKLDVSIITRGESLIVSGSDDTANLIKEVLGALVRMLRNGMKLSERDIIYAIQLAQEDKLDQLEDLYQETIAVNTKGKAIVVKTLGQKEYIDTIRNKDLIFGIGPAGTGKTYLAVIMAVNALKDGKVKRIVLTRPAVEAGESLGFLPGDLKEKVDPYLRPLYDALHDIFGVEHTARLMERGTIEIAPLAYMRGRTLEDAFVILDEAQNTTKEQIKMFLTRLGFGSKMVVNGDLTQIDLPKGQQSGLKTAVQILKSIQTIGLVYLQPTDVVRHTLVQQILDAYDEAEPSRFSSKQSNQSKTNGSTG
- the era gene encoding GTPase Era; protein product: MMDKMFKSGFAALIGRPNAGKSTLLNHIIGEKIAIMSDKPQTTRNKIQGVYTTSDSQIVFIDTPGIHKPKHKLGDFMVQTAVQSLQEVDIILFLVDAAQKYGAGEEFIINKLKQTSTPVFLVINKVDQIHPDNLLEKIEQYRKLADFAEIIPISALKGNNVETLLKQITEYMEEGPQYYPEDQITDHPERFVISELVREKVLHLTTEEIPHSIAISIEQIKERENGAVYISAVIVVERSSQKGIIIGKQGRMLKEIGQRSRHDIETLLGSKVFLDLWIKVQKDWRNNQYQLNEHGYKEDEY
- the recO gene encoding DNA repair protein RecO — its product is MLEKAEGIVLRTTAYGETNIILRLYTREVGKISVMARGAKKPKNRFSAVSQPFVYGMFLYYKGTGMSTLNQGDSIDSFRIVRGDIFKTAYASYMSELLDKLTDEKERNPYLFELFLQLLQKMNEENDPEILTRIFETKMTAQAGIKPELDKCVRCNRTEGTFSFSVKEAGFLCQACKAADDYRLDIQPKTVQLLRTFFYMDVERLGEISLKKQTKDELKQVLHTYYDEYSGLILKSKRFLEQMENWKL
- a CDS encoding cytidine deaminase, whose product is MTEKDLLKEAIEARNQAYVPYSNFPVGAAAVNGDNEIFSGCNIENASYGLTNCAERTAVFKAVSQGNQDLKTIAVVADTDGPVSPCGACRQVLSEFFPSTGKVILGNLKGDIQVTTVAELLPGAFQAEDFHDGQNV
- the glyQ gene encoding glycine--tRNA ligase subunit alpha, giving the protein MNVQDMILTLQNFWSRQNCLIMQAYDVEKGAGTMNPMTFLRSIGPEPWNVAYVEPSRRPADGRYGENPNRLYQHHQFQVIMKPSPSNIQELYLESLKELGINPAEHDIRFVEDNWEAPTLSAWGLGWEVWLDGMEITQFTYFQQVGGIDANPVAVEITYGIERLASYIQDKENVFDLIWVDDFTYGDVFRQPEYEHSKYTFEVAGHNMLFNEFNTYEKEAERAIAENLVFPAYDYVLKCSHVFNLLDAGGAISVTERTGYIGRVRNLARKCASAYYEEREHLGFPMLSKKEGETNEQ
- the yqfC gene encoding sporulation protein YqfC, yielding MFERWKQSAKQWVTGKMNLPEDVLLDVPRLTMIGQLHLHVENHRGVLHFSKELVRLKLSYGELSIKGKDFVIKTILPNELLLEGTIDEVRYLNGRETGGAHE
- the yqfD gene encoding sporulation protein YqfD — its product is MNRRHGPSDIYVKLTGNYTEAVVNQCLREGVIIKNITRAEGESMECFIPSSELSYLERIAEESDCEVEVLKVSLIEKYTTLMKKRAGFIAGMLMFIILLILLSQMIWKIEIEGAQPVLEHNIQKNLQEMGITTGTFAFFLPSPEEIQKEILEKTEGTTWIGVEKRGTTYHFEVVEQSLPEKETPPAPRHVIAKKTAVINTIYAEKGQVLVKRNELVHEGQILISGFIGKDKHARTVAAEGEVLGETWYKVSVEIPMKPQADTLTGKSEKKYFLKMFGYELPVWGFSAESAFEVYKKSERKYDLELWGKEFPINWNVTTFQESNIVNQSSSSKETLRQAKYAAENKIKSRLGGEAVIKEGKILHEESQNGKVKLVMHYQVLEDITSEAPIIQGE